A window of Deltaproteobacteria bacterium contains these coding sequences:
- the cbiQ gene encoding cobalt ECF transporter T component CbiQ: MSLEAAYSGIGRLDRLSYRDTSVHRLDPRAKVVATLLFVVVVVSFPKYEVLSLLPFFLFPVLIGALGDIPAGFILKKVAAVSPFAVFVGILNPLFDPLKIAIAPGVSVSAGWISFASILVKFSLTISAALLLIATTSFPGICRALRRLGVPELFVSQLLFLYRYLFVLMEEAIRVVRARDMRSFGARGTGPRVFVRIAGTLFLRTVERAERIYGAMLARGFRGEVPSIRPGRWRPSDAAFVILSGAFFAVCRVVSVPETIGRFVQGIAG; encoded by the coding sequence GGCCGGCTGGACCGCCTCTCCTATCGGGACACCTCCGTCCATCGCCTGGACCCTCGCGCCAAGGTGGTCGCCACGCTGCTGTTCGTGGTCGTGGTCGTCTCCTTTCCGAAGTACGAGGTCCTTTCGCTCCTTCCGTTCTTCCTGTTCCCGGTGCTGATCGGAGCCCTCGGGGACATCCCGGCCGGCTTCATCCTGAAGAAGGTCGCGGCGGTATCCCCGTTCGCGGTGTTCGTCGGGATCCTCAACCCCCTCTTCGATCCCTTGAAGATCGCGATCGCTCCCGGCGTATCCGTATCCGCGGGCTGGATCTCCTTCGCCTCGATCCTCGTGAAGTTCTCGCTCACCATCAGCGCGGCGCTGCTCCTGATCGCGACGACTTCCTTCCCCGGCATCTGCCGGGCCTTGCGCCGCCTCGGCGTGCCGGAGCTCTTCGTCTCCCAGCTCCTCTTCCTGTACCGGTATCTCTTCGTCCTGATGGAGGAGGCGATCCGCGTCGTCCGCGCCCGGGACATGCGCTCGTTCGGAGCCCGGGGAACCGGGCCGCGGGTCTTCGTCCGGATCGCGGGGACCCTTTTCCTGCGGACCGTGGAGCGGGCGGAACGGATCTACGGGGCCATGCTGGCGCGAGGCTTCCGGGGCGAGGTCCCATCGATCCGCCCCGGGCGGTGGCGCCCCTCCGACGCCGCCTTCGTGATCCTGTCGGGAGCCTTCTTCGCCGTGTGCCGCGTCGTATCCGTCCCCGAGACGATCGGGCGATTCGTCCAGGGGATCGCCGGATGA